A single genomic interval of Spinacia oleracea cultivar Varoflay chromosome 6, BTI_SOV_V1, whole genome shotgun sequence harbors:
- the LOC110804914 gene encoding N-alpha-acetyltransferase MAK3 codes for MEKSREEVEKAEFDPSEIEYINYGGEHHLPLIMRLVDQELSEPYSIFTYRYFVYLWPQLCFLAFHRGRCVGTVVCKMGEHRHTFRGYIAMLVVIKSYRGKGIATDLVTRSIKVMMESGCDEVTLEAEVTNKGALALYGGLGFIRAKRLFRYYLNGVDAFRLKLLFPRPEMQPCLETLAYKDEHDYQIPIEDCSTKF; via the exons atggaaAAATCAAGAGAAGAAGTAGAAAAGGCAGAATTCGATCCATCAGAAATAGAATACATAAACTATGGAGGTGAACACCATCTTCCTCTAATCATGCGCCTTGTTGATCAAGAACTCAGTGAACCTTACTCCATCTTCACTTATCGCTACTTCGTCTACCTTTGGCCTCAGCTCTGCTTCCTG GCGTTTCATAGAGGAAGATGTGTGGGGACAGTGGTGTGTAAAATGGGGGAACATCGTCATACGTTTAGAGGATACATTGCTATGCTTGTTGTCATCAAATCTTACAGAGGCAAAGGCATTG CTACTGACTTAGTTACAAGATCAATCAAGGTGATGATGGAATCTGGTTGTGATGAG GTAACTTTGGAGGCTGAAGTGACAAACAAAGGAGCTCTTGCATTATACGGGGGTCTTGGATTTATTAGAGCGAAGAGGCTATTCAGATACTACTTGAATGGGGTTGATGCGTTCCGACTCAAATTGTTATTTCCTCGTCCAGAAATGCAGCCATGCTTGGAGACCTTGGCTTACAAAGATGAGCATGATTATCAAATACCAATTGAAGATTGTAGCACTAAGTTTTGA